GCTGCGCATTGCCGCCCAGAGCAGCCTGACCGGCGGTTACAGCCAGCTGGCCGTGGACGGTGTCGTCAGCCTCGCCGGCAGCGCCGATGTCGACGTCAAGACCGCCAACACCCTCGCCGTCGGCCAGAAGCTCGTCGGCGTGGTCATGGCCGGGGGCGGCCTCAGTGGCAACTTCAGCAAAGTCACTGACAACAGCGCCCTGTTCGACTTCAGGAGCCTGGCCATCAACAGCGGGGAAGGCGGCCGCATCGACCTCGAGATCGTCAAGAGCCAGAGCACCAGCGCCAGCCAGGCCGCCATCAGCAATGGCAACAGCCCGGCCCTGGGGGCTGCCCGGGTCTTTGACCGCCTGATCGCTGGCGGCAATGCCGGCGGTGACATGGGGACCGTGATCACCGCACTGGGCCAGCTCGGCAGCGAGCGCGAAGTATCGAACGCCGTCAGCCAGACCCTGCCGCTGCTGACCGCTGGCGCATCCCAGGCGACCAGCGGCGCGCTGCACGGCACCAACCGCGTGGTGCAGGCGCGTCAGGAAGGCCAGCACGGCCGCTCGTCCGGCGACGAGTTCTTTACCGACCGCCGGGTCTGGGCCAGGCCGCTCGGCAGCTGGGCCGATCAGGCCGACAGCAACGGTGCCAGCGGCTACACGGCCAGAACCTACGGCATGGTGGTCGGGGCCGACACCGGGCTGAACGAATCCAGCCGTCTTGGCGTGGCGGTGGCCCATACCCTGGCGCTGGGCGAGCGCACCTCGTTCACCCCGTCGCTGCGCGCCGACTACGCGGTGATCCGCGACCAGGGCTACCGCGAAACCGGCGCCGATGCGCTGAACCTGAACGTGGACAGCAACCGGGCCGAGGAACTGATCGTCGGCGTGGACGGCAAGCTGTCGCAGATACTGAACGAGCGCACGACGCTGGTGGCGAACATCGGCGCCGGTTACGATTTCCTCGGCAAGCAGTCGAGCATTGTCGCCGCCTTTGCCGGCACGCCGTCGGCCGCGTTCACGACCAAGGGCATCGAGCCGAGCAAGTGGCTGGGTCGCGGCGGGCTGGGGCTGGTGAACCGGGTCAACGACACGCTGGAACTGTCTGCACGCTACGACATCGAGTTCCGCGAGGGCTTCACCAACCAGACCGCTTCGGTCAAGGCGCGCTGGATGTTCTGAGTCCGGCTTCCCGCTTCGTCAGCAACAGAAAAGCCACGGGCGAAAACCCGTGGCTTTTTGTCGGGTGCGAGGCTGCGCTAGCCTGCGCGCGAGCCGTTCGGCAGGGGGTGTTCGGGCTGGGCCAGCGCCGGTTTGGCGACGCCATCGGCAAAGCCGATGTCGAACACCATGCCTTCCGACACCACGCCGGACAGTTTGCGCGGTGCGAGATTGACCACGAACAGCGCCTGCTTGCCGACAATCTCCTGCGGATCGCGTTCCTGCTTCATGCCGGACAGGATGGTGCGCTGGAAATCGCCGAAGTCGACGGTCAGTTGCACCAGCTTGTCGCTGCGCGGCACATCGTCGACGGCAAGAATCTGGCCGAGACGGATATCGAGTTTGTCCAGATCGTCCAGGGTGACGACCGGTTTGACGGGAGCGCTCATGAGGTGTCCTTGCATGGGCGTGCTCGCCGGGACACG
This portion of the Microvirgula aerodenitrificans DSM 15089 genome encodes:
- a CDS encoding autotransporter outer membrane beta-barrel domain-containing protein; the protein is MLRIAAQSSLTGGYSQLAVDGVVSLAGSADVDVKTANTLAVGQKLVGVVMAGGGLSGNFSKVTDNSALFDFRSLAINSGEGGRIDLEIVKSQSTSASQAAISNGNSPALGAARVFDRLIAGGNAGGDMGTVITALGQLGSEREVSNAVSQTLPLLTAGASQATSGALHGTNRVVQARQEGQHGRSSGDEFFTDRRVWARPLGSWADQADSNGASGYTARTYGMVVGADTGLNESSRLGVAVAHTLALGERTSFTPSLRADYAVIRDQGYRETGADALNLNVDSNRAEELIVGVDGKLSQILNERTTLVANIGAGYDFLGKQSSIVAAFAGTPSAAFTTKGIEPSKWLGRGGLGLVNRVNDTLELSARYDIEFREGFTNQTASVKARWMF
- a CDS encoding tRNA-binding protein — translated: MSAPVKPVVTLDDLDKLDIRLGQILAVDDVPRSDKLVQLTVDFGDFQRTILSGMKQERDPQEIVGKQALFVVNLAPRKLSGVVSEGMVFDIGFADGVAKPALAQPEHPLPNGSRAG